Proteins encoded by one window of Macaca mulatta isolate MMU2019108-1 chromosome 10, T2T-MMU8v2.0, whole genome shotgun sequence:
- the TNFRSF6B gene encoding tumor necrosis factor receptor superfamily member 6B, translating into MRALEGPGLLLLCLVWALPALLLVPAMRGATEAPTYPWRDTDTGEWLVCAQCPPGTFVKQPCRRDSPTTCGPCPPRHYTQFWNYLERCRYCNVLCGEREEEARPCHATHNRACRCRTGFFAHAGFCLEHALCPPGTGVMAPGTPSQNTQCQPCPPGTFSASSSSSEQCQPHRNCTALGLALNVPGSSSHDALCTSCTAFPLSTRVPGTEECKRAVIDFVAFQDISIKRLQRLLQALETPGGWGPTPRAGRAALRLKLQQRLTELLEAQDGALLVRLLQALRVARMPGLERSVRERFLPGH; encoded by the exons ATGAGGGCGCTGGAGGGGCCGGGCCTGCTGCTGCTGTGCCTGGTGTGGGCGCTGCCCGCCCTGCTGCTGGTGCCGGCCATGCGTGGAGCGACAGAGGCACCCACTTACCCCTGGCGGGACACAGACACGGGGGAGTGGCTGGTGTGTGCCCAGTGCCCCCCAGGCACCTTTGTGAAGCAGCCCTGCCGCCGAGACAGCCCCACGACGTGTGGCCCGTGTCCTCCACGCCACTACACGCAGTTCTGGAACTACCTGGAGCGCTGCCGCTACTGCAACGTCCTCTGCGGGGAGCGCGAGGAAGAGGCACGGCCTTGCCACGccacccacaaccgcgcctgcCGCTGCCGCACCGGCTTCTTCGCACACGCTGGTTTCTGCCTGGAGCATGCATTGTGTCCACCTGGCACCGGCGTGATGGCCCCGG GCACCCCCAGCCAGAACACGCAGTGCCAGCCGTGCCCCCCAGGCACCTTCTCAGCCAGCAGCTCCAGCTCAGAGCAGTGCCAGCCCCACCGTAACTGCacggccctgggcctggccctcaACGTGCCAGGCTCTTCCTCCCACGACGCCCTGTGCACCAGCTGCACTGCCTTCCCCCTCAGCACCAGGGTACCAG GAACTGAGGAGTGCAAGCGTGCCGTCATCGACTTCGTGGCTTTCCAGGATATCTCCATCAAGAGGTTGCAGCGGCTGCTGCAGGCCCTTGAGACCCCGGGGGGCTGGGGTCCAACACCAAGGGCGGGCCGCGCAGCCTTGCGGCTGAAGCTGCAACAGCGGCTCACGGAGCTCCTGGAGGCGCAGGACGGGGCACTTCTGGTGCGGCTGCTGCAGGCACTGCGTGTGGCCAGGATGCCCGGGCTGGAGCGGAGCGTCCGTGAGCGCTTCCTCCCTGGGCACTGA
- the ARFRP1 gene encoding ADP-ribosylation factor-related protein 1 isoform X1 translates to MRWGARPEGRPRAGGGTQGRMYTLLSGLYKYMFQKDEYCILILGLDNAGKTTFLEQSKTRFNKNYKGMSLSKITTTVGLNIGTVDVGKARLMFWDLGGQEELQSLWDKYYAECHGVIYVIDSTDEERLAESKQAFEKVVTSEALCGVPVLVLANKQDVETCLSIPDIKTAFSDCTGKIGRRDCLTQACSALTGKGVREGIEWMVKCVVRNVHRPPRQRDIT, encoded by the exons ATGCGGTGGGGCGCGAGGCCCGAGGGGCGGCCCAGAGCTGGAGGTGGGACGCAG GGCAGGATGTACACGCTGCTGTCGGGCTTGTACAAGTACATGTTTCAGAAGGACGAGTACTGCATCCTGATCCTGGGCCTGGACAATGCTGGGAAGACG aCCTTCCTGGAACAGTCAAAAACCCGGTTTAACAAGAACTACAAGGGAATGAGTCTATCCAAAATCACCACCACCGTGGGTCTAAACA TTGGCACTGTGGATGTGGGAAAGGCTCGGCTCATGTTCTGGGACTTAGGAGGGCAGGAAGAGCTGCAGTCTTTGTGGGACAAG TATTATGCAGAGTGTCACGGCGTCATCTACGTCATTGACTCCACCGACGAGGAGAGGCTGGCCGAGTCCAAGCAGGCGTTCG AGAAGGTGGTGACCAGCGAGGCGCTGTGCGGTGTCCCTGTCTTGGTGCTGGCCAACAAGCAGGATGTGGAG ACGTGCCTCTCAATCCCTGACATCAAGACGGCCTTCAGCGACTGCACCGGCAAGATCGGCAGGCGGGATTGCCTGACCCAGGCCTGCTCGGCCCTCACGGG CAAAGGGGTGCGCGAGGGCATCGAGTGGATGGTGAAGTGTGTCGTGCGGAACGTGCACCGGCCGCCGCGGCAGAGGGACATCACGTAG
- the ARFRP1 gene encoding ADP-ribosylation factor-related protein 1 isoform X2, translating to MYTLLSGLYKYMFQKDEYCILILGLDNAGKTTFLEQSKTRFNKNYKGMSLSKITTTVGLNIGTVDVGKARLMFWDLGGQEELQSLWDKYYAECHGVIYVIDSTDEERLAESKQAFEKVVTSEALCGVPVLVLANKQDVETCLSIPDIKTAFSDCTGKIGRRDCLTQACSALTGKGVREGIEWMVKCVVRNVHRPPRQRDIT from the exons ATGTACACGCTGCTGTCGGGCTTGTACAAGTACATGTTTCAGAAGGACGAGTACTGCATCCTGATCCTGGGCCTGGACAATGCTGGGAAGACG aCCTTCCTGGAACAGTCAAAAACCCGGTTTAACAAGAACTACAAGGGAATGAGTCTATCCAAAATCACCACCACCGTGGGTCTAAACA TTGGCACTGTGGATGTGGGAAAGGCTCGGCTCATGTTCTGGGACTTAGGAGGGCAGGAAGAGCTGCAGTCTTTGTGGGACAAG TATTATGCAGAGTGTCACGGCGTCATCTACGTCATTGACTCCACCGACGAGGAGAGGCTGGCCGAGTCCAAGCAGGCGTTCG AGAAGGTGGTGACCAGCGAGGCGCTGTGCGGTGTCCCTGTCTTGGTGCTGGCCAACAAGCAGGATGTGGAG ACGTGCCTCTCAATCCCTGACATCAAGACGGCCTTCAGCGACTGCACCGGCAAGATCGGCAGGCGGGATTGCCTGACCCAGGCCTGCTCGGCCCTCACGGG CAAAGGGGTGCGCGAGGGCATCGAGTGGATGGTGAAGTGTGTCGTGCGGAACGTGCACCGGCCGCCGCGGCAGAGGGACATCACGTAG
- the ARFRP1 gene encoding ADP-ribosylation factor-related protein 1 isoform X3, with protein sequence MSLSKITTTVGLNIGTVDVGKARLMFWDLGGQEELQSLWDKYYAECHGVIYVIDSTDEERLAESKQAFEKVVTSEALCGVPVLVLANKQDVETCLSIPDIKTAFSDCTGKIGRRDCLTQACSALTGKGVREGIEWMVKCVVRNVHRPPRQRDIT encoded by the exons ATGAGTCTATCCAAAATCACCACCACCGTGGGTCTAAACA TTGGCACTGTGGATGTGGGAAAGGCTCGGCTCATGTTCTGGGACTTAGGAGGGCAGGAAGAGCTGCAGTCTTTGTGGGACAAG TATTATGCAGAGTGTCACGGCGTCATCTACGTCATTGACTCCACCGACGAGGAGAGGCTGGCCGAGTCCAAGCAGGCGTTCG AGAAGGTGGTGACCAGCGAGGCGCTGTGCGGTGTCCCTGTCTTGGTGCTGGCCAACAAGCAGGATGTGGAG ACGTGCCTCTCAATCCCTGACATCAAGACGGCCTTCAGCGACTGCACCGGCAAGATCGGCAGGCGGGATTGCCTGACCCAGGCCTGCTCGGCCCTCACGGG CAAAGGGGTGCGCGAGGGCATCGAGTGGATGGTGAAGTGTGTCGTGCGGAACGTGCACCGGCCGCCGCGGCAGAGGGACATCACGTAG